GGCCAGCTGCTTCAGGGTATGATAGATGATGGAACGTATATTATGGAGCGCAGACCAGTCTATTATATTTATGAGCTTATCATGGATGGCAGACATCAGACGGGACTTGTGGCATGTGCTTCTATAGACGATTATATGAATGGGGTTATCAAGAAGCATGAGAACACAAGAGAAGACAAGGAGATAGACAGAATAAAGCATGTTGAGGCGTGCGGGGCGCAGACGGGGCCTATATTCCTTGCGTACAGAGCTATAGATAAGGTTGATGAGATCATAGGCAGAGTGAAGTGCGGAGAGAAGCTTTATGGCTTCACATCGCCCGATGGAATAACCCACAATGTATGGATCATAGAAGATCAGGGGGATATCGACACCATCAAAGAGGCTTTCGACAATGTAAATGACATATATATTGCGGATGGACATCACAGGGCTGCATCTGCTGTGAAGGCTGGAATGCATATGAGAGAGAAGAATCCGGGATACACCGGACAAGAGGAGTTCAATTATTTCCTCTCTGTACTTTTCCCTCATGATCAGCTCATGATCATGCCGTATAACAGAGTCGTTAAGGACCTGAATGGACTTGATAAAGATGGATTTATGGACAGTATATCACAGATATTTGATGTGGCTGAGAGCAGCACCCCCGTTGATCCAGATATCAAGGGACAGGTTGGCATGTATATTGATGGACAGTGGTACAGGCTGAATGTTAAGGACAGTATTGTACCAGATGATGTGGTCGGAAGACTGGATGTGTCGGTGCTTCAGGACAATGTGCTTGCACCGATACTTGGAATACAGGATCCGAGAACAGATCAGAGGATCATGTTCATAGGGGGAATCAGAGGACTTTCAGAGCTCGAGAGATTGGTGGATGACGGAATGGCAGTTGCATTTTCCATGTATCCTACATCGATCACAGAGCTATTTGATATAGCGGATGCTGGTCTTCTCATGCCGCCGAAGTCTACATGGTTTGAGCCAAAGCTTAGGAGTGGAATATTCATTCACGCCATAGACGGAAGATAAATATGTAGGAGAAGGTTTTATGGATATATTTGTACTAAAGTCAGATGAGATTGCATCGATAACAAGAGCTACACACGGCAATCCTCATCATATACTGGGAATGCATAAATGTCTTAAAGACTGTTATGTGAATGCATATCTGCCTGGGGCTGCATCCGTGTCTGTGATGGATGGGGAGCAGGAATATCCGATGAAGGAGATAGGATCCCAGGGATTTTTTACGGTCAGAATAAAAGATAGATCAGAATTTGCATATAAACTCAGGGTTACAAAAAAGATATGGGGGGAATCAGGTGAGGAGGATGTCGTAAAAGATATATATGATCCTTATTCATTTGGTTACAGCGTTGATCCGGAGATG
This sequence is a window from Coprococcus eutactus. Protein-coding genes within it:
- a CDS encoding DUF1015 domain-containing protein, encoding MATIRSFRAYRPRPDVAGRVAALPYDVYNRQEAEIEVKREPLSFLKVDRAETSFGPDVDTYAPCVYDKAGQLLQGMIDDGTYIMERRPVYYIYELIMDGRHQTGLVACASIDDYMNGVIKKHENTREDKEIDRIKHVEACGAQTGPIFLAYRAIDKVDEIIGRVKCGEKLYGFTSPDGITHNVWIIEDQGDIDTIKEAFDNVNDIYIADGHHRAASAVKAGMHMREKNPGYTGQEEFNYFLSVLFPHDQLMIMPYNRVVKDLNGLDKDGFMDSISQIFDVAESSTPVDPDIKGQVGMYIDGQWYRLNVKDSIVPDDVVGRLDVSVLQDNVLAPILGIQDPRTDQRIMFIGGIRGLSELERLVDDGMAVAFSMYPTSITELFDIADAGLLMPPKSTWFEPKLRSGIFIHAIDGR